A genome region from Manis javanica isolate MJ-LG chromosome 3, MJ_LKY, whole genome shotgun sequence includes the following:
- the OLIG1 gene encoding oligodendrocyte transcription factor 1, with protein MYYAVSQARMNAAPATMLRPQRPGDVQLGASLYELVGYRQPPSSTSSSSSSTTVPLLPKAAREKPEAPAEPPGPGPGLGPGTHAGGGSRADAKEEQQQQLRRKINSRERKRMQDLNLAMDALREVILPYSAAHCQGAPGRKLSKIATLLLARNYILLLGSSLQELRRALGEGAGPAAPRLLLAGLPLLAAAPGSLLLAPGAMGPPDALRPAKYLSLALDEPPYGQFALPAGGAGCGVGGPGLCTCAVCKFPHLLPAGLGLAAVQAQFSK; from the coding sequence ATGTACTATGCGGTGTCCCAGGCGCGCATGAACGCGGCCCCTGCGACCATGCTGAGGCCACAGCGGCCCGGAGACGTGCAGCTCGGGGCCTCCTTGTACGAGCTGGTGGGCTACCGgcagcctccctcctccacctcctcttcctcctcctccacgaCGGTGCCCCTCCTCCCCAAGGCGGCGCGAGAGAAGCCCGAGGCGCCAGCAGAGCCGCCAGGCCCCGGACCCGGGCTCGGGCCTGGGACGCACGCGGGAGGCGGCTCCCGGGCGGACGCCAAAGAGGAACAGCAACAGCAGCTGCGGCGCAAGATCAACAGCCGCGAGCGGAAGCGCATGCAGGACCTGAACCTGGCCATGGACGCGCTGCGCGAGGTCATCCTGCCCTACTCGGCGGCGCACTGCCAGGGCGCGCCCGGCCGCAAGCTCTCCAAGATCGCCACCCTACTGCTTGCCCGCAACTATATCCTGCTGCTGGGCAGCTCGCTGCAGGAGCTGCGGCGCGCGCTGGGCGAAGGCGCCGGGCCCGCTGCGCCGCGCCTGCTGCTGGCCGGCCTGCCGCTGCTGGCGGCGGCGCCTGGCTCCCTGCTGCTGGCGCCTGGCGCCATGGGGCCCCCCGACGCGCTGCGTCCAGCCAAGTACCTGTCTCTGGCGCTCGATGAGCCGCCGTACGGCCAGTTTGCACTCCCCGCCGGCGGCGCGGGCTGCGGCGTCGGTGGCCCCGGCCTCTGCACTTGCGCGGTCTGCAAGTTCCCGCACCTGCTCCCGGCCGGCCTGGGCCTGGCCGCGGTGCAGGCGCAGTTCTCCAAGTGA